Proteins encoded in a region of the Zea mays cultivar B73 chromosome 2, Zm-B73-REFERENCE-NAM-5.0, whole genome shotgun sequence genome:
- the LOC103647139 gene encoding protein LURP-one-related 5: MTAAAFPDRSSGMMMAMSTSRIHPSSAAETATTTQPLPPPPLPLPLPPLPPRRAGGRALHHTVWKRSSMGFPGTDGFSVYDAAGALAFRVDNYSRRRKVFAGELLLMDGQGAPLLALRPQIFSMHDQWNCYAATASEEGEGKRTRPRRRLFSMRKCSLLQKGHEAQVSMSGPCGSGCGSFWVEGCFARRSCKIRSGGGEEVARITRKNAGAATALLGDDVFSLVVQPGADCALVMAFVVVLDRICWQPYTPRICS, from the exons ATGACGGCGGCGGCCTTCCCCGACCGATCCAGCGGCATGATGATGGCGATGTCGACGAGCCGGATCCACCCGTCGTCGGCCGCggagacggcgacgacgacgcagccactgccgccgccgccgcttccGCTTCCGCTTCCTCCTCTTCCTCCCCGCCGCGCCGGCGGCCGGGCGCTGCACCACACGGTGTGGAAGCGGTCCAGCATGGGGTTCCCCGGCACCGACGGCTTCTCCGTCTACGACGCCGCCGGCGCGCTCGCCTTCCGCGTCGACAACTACTCGCGCCGCCGGAAGGTGTTCGCCGGCGAGCTCCTCCTCATGGACGGCCAGGGCGCGCCCCTCCTCGCCCTCAGGCCGCAG ATTTTCAGCATGCACGACCAATGGAACTGCTACGCAGCAACAGCATCAGAAGAAGGGGAGGGCAAGAGGACAAGGCCACGCAGACGGCTCTTCTCCATGAGGAAATGCTCGCTGCTACAGAAGGGCCACGAAGCGCAAGTGTCCATGTCAGGACCGTGCGGCAGCGGCTGCGGCAGCTTCTGGGTCGAGGGCTGCTTCGCGAGGAGAAGCTGCAAGAtccgcagcggcggcggcgaggaggtGGCCAGGATCACGAGGAAGAATGCCGGGGCCGCGACGGCGCTGCTGGGCGACGACGTGTTCAGCCTCGTGGTCCAGCCGGGCGCGGACTGCGCCTTGGTCATGGCGTTCGTCGTTGTCCTCGACCGGATCTGCTGGCAGCCGTACACGCCCAGGATCTGCTCCTAG